ACCGTCATGACCCCGCCCTAGCCTGCCGTATCGGTCCGGCCAGGCCGAACCGCGTCTCAGCCGAACAGGGTGGTGGTCTTCCGGGCCGTCTCGATCAGGCCGTAGAGCAGCGGACCGCCCACGACCACCCACGCGATCGCCGCCAGCAGCGGCTTCTTGCTGTGGGTGCTCTCCTGCGTGGTGAGCTGCGCGTCGTCCCGGTCGGCCGCTCGGTCCCCCGCGTCGGCCCGGTCGGCCTCCTGGAACTTCTCGGCGACCGGCCGGACGAGCAGGTTGGCGACGAAGCCGACCGCGAGGATCGCCACCATCGTGAAGAAGGCGGGCCGGTACGCGTCGGCGGTCAGCTCGCCAGGCGTGCCCTCGGCGTCGAGGAAGCCGTTGATGATGAGGGGCCCCACCACGCCCGCGGCGGCCCAGGCTGTCAGCAGGCGTCCGTGGATGGCGCCGACCTGGAGGGTGCCGAAGAGGTCCTTGAGGTAGGCCGGGATCGTGGCGAAACCGCCGCCGTAGAAGGAGATGATGACGCCGGCGATGAGCACGAAGACGAGCGTCGACGAACCGCCGACGACGGCCAGCGCTGCGTAGAGCAAGGTGCCGAGCCCGAGGTAGACCATGTAGATCGCCTTGCGGCCCACGGCGTCGGAGGTGGACGACCACACGAAGCGGCCGAGCATGTTGCACACCGACAGCAGCCCGACGAAGCCGGCGGCCGCAGCCGAGGAGACGCTGGTCTCGCTGCCCTCGCGGAAGAAGTCCTGGATCATCAGCGAGGCCTGCTCGAGGATGCCGATGCCAGCCGTGACGTTGCAGAACAGCACCGTCCACAGCAGCCAGAACTGCGGGGTGCGCATCGCGTTGTTGACGGTGACGGACGCGGTCGTCTTCATCGCGTCCTTCTCGTCCTCCTGCGGCGACCAGCCCTCGGGCTTCCAGTCGTCGGCGGGCACCTTGACGAGGTAGGCGCCGAAGAGCATGACCACCAGGTAGACCACGCCGAGGACGAGGAACAGGCTGGCCACGGCCGAGCCGTCGGCCACTGAGGTGACGTCGGTCGGGTCGAAGCTGCCGTCGAAGGAGGCCAGGAGCTTGCCGCTGACCGCCGAGGCGACCAGGGCGCCGCCGCCGAAGCCCATGATGGCGAGCCCGGTGGCCAGGCCCGGACGGTCGGGGAACCACTTCATCAGCGTGGAGACCGGGGAGATGTAGCCGATGCCCAGGCCGATGCCGCCGATCACGCCGTACCCGAGGTAGACCAGCCACAGCTGGGTCGAGGCGATGCCCGCGCTGCCGATGAGGAGACCGGAGGACCAGCACACCGCCGAGGCGACCATCGCCCGGCGGGGGCCGCCGCTGTCGACCCAGGTGCCGAACAGGGCGGCCGACAGGCCGAGCATCACGATCGCGATCGAGAAGATGAACCCGATGTTGGTCAGGCTGGTGTCGAAGTGGGCGACCAGCGAGGCCTTGTAGACGCTCGTCGCGTAGACCTGGCCGATGCACAGGTGGATGGCGAGCGCCGCCGGGGGGATGAGCCAACGGTTGTAACCCGTCGGAGCGACGGTCTTCTCCCGAGCGAGGACGTCGATCGCCATGAATTCTCCTGGTCTGGGCACATTGACATCACAGGCTTTCCCGTTGAACGCCGTTCAAAACCTCAGGCCCGTCCGGGCGGCTCCGCGGGTCAGCGTCGCGGCCGCACCACGATCTTGCCGACGTGGCTGCGGGTGGCCAGCTCGGCGTGGGCCTCGTGGATCTGCTCGAGGTCGAAGGTCCGGGCGACCCGCGGAGCCAGCGACCCGGCCCGCGCCTCCTCGGCGAGGGCTGCGAAGTGGGCCGCGGTGTGCATCGTCGAGCCGACGAGACGCCGGTTGCCGAGGTAGAGCCGCCGGAGGTCGAGCCGCACGACCGGGTCGGCGACGGCACCGGCCACCACCCACCGTCCGCCCTCGCGCACCTGCGGGAGCAGCGCGTCCAGCTGTGGACCGGCCACCACGTCGATCACAGCGTCCAGCCCGTCAGGGACGAGACCGGCCAGCCCCTCACCGCTCCGCGGGACCACCGCGTCGGCGCCGGCCTCCCTGACCAGCTCCTCCTTGCCCGCGCTCGTCTGGGCCACGACGCGGCACCCCCGGGCCGCGGCCAGCTGGACGGCGGCGAGCCCCACACCACCGGACGCACCCGTCACCAGGACGGTCTCCCCCGCGACGACCTCGCCGCGCTCCAGCATCCCCATCGCCGTCCCGTAGGCGATCGGGAGGCAGGCCAGCTCCTCGTCGGTGAGGGGCGAGCCCGTCATGTCGTGGACGTGCTCGGCGTCGACGACCACGAGCTCGGCGAAGCCGCCGTCGTGCTCGCTGCCTAGCACGGCCACGAGGCGCGGCTCGCGTCGCGGGCTCTCGCCGTGGGCACCGCCGTGGGCACCGCCGTGGGCACCGCCGTGGGCGCCGCCGTGGGCACCGTCACGGGCACCGGGGTCGTCGAACGTCGCCGGGTCGACGAGCACCCGCCGCCCGACGAGGGCAGCGTCGACGCCCTCACCGACGACGTCGACCGTGCCGGCCACGTCCGCGCCCTGGACGCGCGGGAAGTCGACCGGCCCGAGCCACCCGGCCAGCGCGTCCGGGTCCCCCGGCAGTCCGTAGGCACCCTCGCGCGTCCACAGGTCGGTGTTGTTGGTGGCGGCGGCCGACACCCGGACGAGGACCTGTCCCGGTCCCGGGCGCGGGTCCGGCACGTCACGCAGCTCGACCGCCTCCGGTCCGCCGAATCGGGTCAGCACCGCAGCGCGCATATGGCCTCCTGGGTCGGGGTGAGGCGGAGTCTGGCACGCGGTGCAGGGCTGTGGCGCTCCTGGCCCGTCGACGCTCGGGAGCGGCGCCACTCGGGAGCCACGCCGTTCAGGAGCCACGCCGCTCAGGTGCGGTGCGACGCAGCAACGGTGCCACTCAGGATCGGCGGCGCTCAGGAACGGTGACGCTCAGGAACGGCGGCGGCCGACCGGCGCGGCAGGGCGGTACGTCGACACCGTCGCCTCCCCGGTCAGCCAGAACCGCCACGGCCTCTCGGGCGCGCCCCGCAGACCCACCCGGGGGCCGCTCGACACCGCGTCGGCCCCGACGGCCGGGCCCGGGACCAGGACGGGACCCGGCTCGACGACGGGCCCCTGCTCGACGACGGGCCCCCGCTCGACGGCGGGATCCCGTTCGACGTCTCGCCCGCCCTCGTAGCCGGTGAGGTCCGCCCCGTCATGTCGCCGGTCGATGCCCAGCGCCTGGCACAGCCGCGCCGGGCCGCGCGCGAGGTCGCGGTCGGGCGGCGTGCGCCCACCCGACGACGTCCGGCGGGCGCGGGCCACCTCGAGGCCCTCGACCACCTCGCCCGCCCGCAGCAGCACGGCGGCGGCCTCACCCTCGCCGGCCACGACCACGTTGCAGCAGTGGTGCATCCCGTAGGTGAAGTACACGTAGAGCCGCCCGGGCGGTCCGAACATGACGGCGGTCCGCTCCGTCCGGCCCCGGAAGGCGTGGGAGCCCGGGTCGTCGGCGCCGGCGTACGCCTCGACCTCGGTGATCCGCACGGCGACCGGAGGGTCGGCTCCGCCCGCGCCGCCGTGGCGCAGCGTCGAGCCGAGCAGACGGGGCGCGACCTCGAGGACCGGGCCGTCCAGCAGCTCCGCGAGGGACGGAACCCGGCTCACCCGATCCAGGTCCGGTGGTCGGCCACCGTGGCGCGCAGCTCGGCGAGCTGCTCGCGCACGCGGTCCGGAGCCGTGCCGCCGCGACCGTCACGGCTCGCGACCGAGCCCTCCACGGTCAGCACCTCACGCACCCCCGGCCCCAGCCGCGGGTCGATGGCGGCGAAGTCGTCGTCGGTCAGGTCGGCGAGCTCGGTCCCCCGCTGCTCGCACACCCGGACGCACGCGCCGGCCAGCTCGTGCGCCTCCCGGAACGGCACCCCCTCGCGGACCAGCCACTCGGCGACGTCGGTGGCGAGCGAGAAGCCCTGGGGCGCCAGCTCGGCCATGCGCGCGGTGTCGAAGACCAGCGTCGCGACCTGGCCCGTGAAGGCCGGCAGCAGCACCTCCAGCGTCGTGACCGAGTCGAGGACCGGCTCCTTGTCCTCCTGCAGGTCGCGGTTGTAGGCCAGCGGCAGCGCCTTCAGGGTGGCCAGCAGGCCCGCGAGGTTGCCGATCAGCCGGCCCGACTTGCCGCGGGCGAGCTCGGCGATGTCGGGGTTCTTCTTCTGCGGCATGATGCTCGACCCGGTCGAGTAGCCGTCGTGCAGGCGCGCGAAGCCGAACTCCTTGGTCGCCCAGAGGATGACCTCCTCGGCCTGCCGCGAGACGTCGACGCCGATCATCGCCAGCACGAAGGCGATCTCGGCCACCACGTCGCGCGACGCGACGCCGTCGATGGAGTTGGGGGCCGAGCCGTCGAAGCCGAGGTCGCGCGCGACCGCCTCCGGGTCGAGCCCGAGGCTGGTGCCGGCCAGCGCGCCGGAGCCGTACGGCGAGTCGGCGGCGACCCGCGCGTCCCAGTCACGCAGCCGTGCCACGTCCCGCACCAGCGGCCAGGCGTGCGCCAGCAGGTGGTGGCTCAGCAGCACCGGCTGGGCGTGCTGCAGGTGCGTGCGCCCCGGCATGATCGCGCCGAGGTGGGCGTCGGCCTGGTCGCTCAGGGCGTCGACGAGGTCGAGCACCATCCCGGCCACCGTGCGCGCGTGCTCACGCAGGTAGAGCCGGAAGAGCGTCGCGATCTGGTCGTTGCGGCTGCGGCCCGCACGGAGCTTGCCGCCCAGGTCGGGTCCGAGCAGGTCCACCAGCCCGCGCTCGAGCGCGCCGTGGACGTCCTCGTCGCTCGGCGCGGCGGTGAACGACCCCTCGGCGACGGCCCGGTCGAGGTCGTCGATGCCGGTGAGCATCCGCGCCAGCTCGTCGTCGGTGAGCAGCCCGGCGGCGGCCAGCACCCGGGCGTGGGCCCGCGACCCCGCGAGGTCGTAGGGCGCCAGCACCCAGTCGAAGTGGGTGCTGCGGCTCAACGCCTCCAGCGCCGGGCTCGGACCGCCGTCGAAGCGGCCGCCCCAGAGCATGCCGCTGTTCGTCGTACCGGGGGCCTCGCGCGTCGTGTCGTCCACGGCCCAAGCGTGTCAGACCCGGCCGCGGCTCAGGTGAGCGCCCGTCCCACGCTGCGCGCGCGCACGTCGGGCGCCGCGAGCCGCTCGGCGTTGGCCTCCTGGTCCTCGGCCTCGGTCTGCGACTCACGCTCGGCGGTGACCCGGGCCTCGTAGGCGCGGACCTCGTCGTCGACGCGCTCGGCGTCCCACTGCAGCGCCCCGGCCACCAGCTCGGCCACGGGCCGCGCGCACTTCACGCCGCGGTCCTTGGTCTCGATGGAGATGCGCGTGCGGCGTGCGAGCAGGTCGTCGAGGTGCAGGGCGCCCTCGTGGACCGCGCCGTAGAGCAGCTCGACCTTGAGGTACTCCTCCGCGCCCGGCACCGGCTGGGCCAGCGTCGGGTCGTCGGCGATCATCGCGAAGAGCTCCTCGACGAGCGAGCCGTAGCGGTCCAGCAGCCGCTCGACGCGCCACACCGGCAGCTCGCGGCGCCGCGCGATCGTCTCCACCTGGTTGCTGAGCGCGTGGTAGCCCTCAGCCCCCACGAGCGGGATGTTCTCGGTGACGCTGGGCGGCACCGATCCCGGCAGGTCCGGGCGGGCGGCGTCCACGGCGTCCTCGGCCATCACCCGGTACGTCGTGTACTTGCCGCCGGCGATCGAGATGAGCCCGGGCTGGGGCCGGGCCACGGCGTGCTCGCGCGACAGCTGCGAGGTGCTCTCGCTCTCGCCCTTGAGCAGCGGCCGCAGGCCGGCGTAGACGCCCTCGATGTCGTCGTGCGTCAGCGGGTGCGCGAGCACCGTGTTGACGTGGTCGAGGATGTAGTCGATGTCGGCGCGGCTCGCCGCCGGGTGCGCGCGGTCGAGCTCCCAGTCGGTGTCGGTGGTGCCGACGATCCAGTGCATGTGCCACGGGATGACGAACAGCACCGACTTCTCGGTGCGCAGGATCAGCCCGGTCTCGGAGTTGATGCGGTCGCGCGGCACCACGATGTGCACGCCCTTGGAGGCGCGGACCTTGAACTGGCCCCGGCCGCCGGCGAGCTCCTGGACGTCGTCGGTCCACACGCCCGTGCAGTTGACGACCACGCTGGCGCGCACGGTCGCCGTACGCCCGGTCTCGACGTCGCACACGGTGGCACCGACGACCCGCTCCCCCTCGCGCTCGAGCGACTCCACGCGGGCGGAGTTGAGGATGCGGGCGCCGTACGACGCCGCGGTCCGGGCGACCATCAGCGTGTGGCGCGCGTCGTCGGCCTGGGCGTCGTAGTAGAGCAGGGCTCCGGCGAGGGCGTCCTTCTTCAGCCCGGGCACCATGCGCAGCGCCTTGGTCTTCGTCAGCTGCTTGTGGCGCGGGACGGAGCGGGCGCCGCCCAT
This DNA window, taken from Nocardioides sp. HDW12B, encodes the following:
- a CDS encoding OFA family MFS transporter, whose product is MAIDVLAREKTVAPTGYNRWLIPPAALAIHLCIGQVYATSVYKASLVAHFDTSLTNIGFIFSIAIVMLGLSAALFGTWVDSGGPRRAMVASAVCWSSGLLIGSAGIASTQLWLVYLGYGVIGGIGLGIGYISPVSTLMKWFPDRPGLATGLAIMGFGGGALVASAVSGKLLASFDGSFDPTDVTSVADGSAVASLFLVLGVVYLVVMLFGAYLVKVPADDWKPEGWSPQEDEKDAMKTTASVTVNNAMRTPQFWLLWTVLFCNVTAGIGILEQASLMIQDFFREGSETSVSSAAAAGFVGLLSVCNMLGRFVWSSTSDAVGRKAIYMVYLGLGTLLYAALAVVGGSSTLVFVLIAGVIISFYGGGFATIPAYLKDLFGTLQVGAIHGRLLTAWAAAGVVGPLIINGFLDAEGTPGELTADAYRPAFFTMVAILAVGFVANLLVRPVAEKFQEADRADAGDRAADRDDAQLTTQESTHSKKPLLAAIAWVVVGGPLLYGLIETARKTTTLFG
- a CDS encoding zinc-binding dehydrogenase, whose amino-acid sequence is MRAAVLTRFGGPEAVELRDVPDPRPGPGQVLVRVSAAATNNTDLWTREGAYGLPGDPDALAGWLGPVDFPRVQGADVAGTVDVVGEGVDAALVGRRVLVDPATFDDPGARDGAHGGAHGGAHGGAHGGAHGESPRREPRLVAVLGSEHDGGFAELVVVDAEHVHDMTGSPLTDEELACLPIAYGTAMGMLERGEVVAGETVLVTGASGGVGLAAVQLAAARGCRVVAQTSAGKEELVREAGADAVVPRSGEGLAGLVPDGLDAVIDVVAGPQLDALLPQVREGGRWVVAGAVADPVVRLDLRRLYLGNRRLVGSTMHTAAHFAALAEEARAGSLAPRVARTFDLEQIHEAHAELATRSHVGKIVVRPRR
- a CDS encoding DNA-3-methyladenine glycosylase; this encodes MSRVPSLAELLDGPVLEVAPRLLGSTLRHGGAGGADPPVAVRITEVEAYAGADDPGSHAFRGRTERTAVMFGPPGRLYVYFTYGMHHCCNVVVAGEGEAAAVLLRAGEVVEGLEVARARRTSSGGRTPPDRDLARGPARLCQALGIDRRHDGADLTGYEGGRDVERDPAVERGPVVEQGPVVEPGPVLVPGPAVGADAVSSGPRVGLRGAPERPWRFWLTGEATVSTYRPAAPVGRRRS
- the argH gene encoding argininosuccinate lyase; protein product: MLWGGRFDGGPSPALEALSRSTHFDWVLAPYDLAGSRAHARVLAAAGLLTDDELARMLTGIDDLDRAVAEGSFTAAPSDEDVHGALERGLVDLLGPDLGGKLRAGRSRNDQIATLFRLYLREHARTVAGMVLDLVDALSDQADAHLGAIMPGRTHLQHAQPVLLSHHLLAHAWPLVRDVARLRDWDARVAADSPYGSGALAGTSLGLDPEAVARDLGFDGSAPNSIDGVASRDVVAEIAFVLAMIGVDVSRQAEEVILWATKEFGFARLHDGYSTGSSIMPQKKNPDIAELARGKSGRLIGNLAGLLATLKALPLAYNRDLQEDKEPVLDSVTTLEVLLPAFTGQVATLVFDTARMAELAPQGFSLATDVAEWLVREGVPFREAHELAGACVRVCEQRGTELADLTDDDFAAIDPRLGPGVREVLTVEGSVASRDGRGGTAPDRVREQLAELRATVADHRTWIG
- the glpD gene encoding glycerol-3-phosphate dehydrogenase is translated as MVAPARLDLDRREQTWESLADQPVDVLVIGGGVTGAGVALDAATRGLSVLLVEQRDYASGTSSRSSKLFHGGLRYLEQMNFTLVREALKERELMLTRICPHLVKPVSFLYPLKHRVWERPYVTAGLTLYDSMGGARSVPRHKQLTKTKALRMVPGLKKDALAGALLYYDAQADDARHTLMVARTAASYGARILNSARVESLEREGERVVGATVCDVETGRTATVRASVVVNCTGVWTDDVQELAGGRGQFKVRASKGVHIVVPRDRINSETGLILRTEKSVLFVIPWHMHWIVGTTDTDWELDRAHPAASRADIDYILDHVNTVLAHPLTHDDIEGVYAGLRPLLKGESESTSQLSREHAVARPQPGLISIAGGKYTTYRVMAEDAVDAARPDLPGSVPPSVTENIPLVGAEGYHALSNQVETIARRRELPVWRVERLLDRYGSLVEELFAMIADDPTLAQPVPGAEEYLKVELLYGAVHEGALHLDDLLARRTRISIETKDRGVKCARPVAELVAGALQWDAERVDDEVRAYEARVTAERESQTEAEDQEANAERLAAPDVRARSVGRALT